A single region of the Streptomyces sp. NBC_01262 genome encodes:
- a CDS encoding ABC transporter permease, translating to MSRYIARRLLLALVTIWLASLGVFLAVQALPGDVTTQILGQNATRANVAALRAELGLDESPWRRYLDWMSGMLHGDFGSSLVNHASVGAEVGLRLRNTLLLAGVTVVLGVSLALVLGVVAGLYRDRWPDLAISSLSLVGMSMPEFVIATVLVLLFSIDIPLFPAVVTAGPDARIGDLLPAIWLPSIALTVVMAAYIIRMLRTSVIDVMASEFVTTARLKGISPARVVLRHALPSALLPTLNVIAMNIAWLVGGVVVVESVFNYPGVGLLTIDAVHNRDLPVIQTIAVLGAATYVLCNLAADLAAMALNPRLRTNRRTA from the coding sequence ATGAGCCGCTATATCGCACGCCGTCTGCTTCTCGCGCTGGTCACGATCTGGCTGGCGTCGCTGGGGGTGTTCCTGGCGGTCCAGGCACTCCCCGGCGACGTGACCACCCAGATCCTGGGCCAGAACGCCACCCGTGCCAACGTCGCGGCGCTGCGCGCCGAACTCGGGCTCGACGAGTCGCCGTGGCGCCGCTACCTGGACTGGATGTCCGGCATGCTGCACGGCGACTTCGGCTCCTCGCTGGTCAACCACGCCTCGGTCGGCGCGGAGGTGGGCCTGCGGCTGCGCAACACCCTGCTGCTGGCCGGGGTCACGGTGGTGCTCGGCGTCTCACTCGCCCTCGTGCTGGGCGTGGTCGCCGGGCTCTACCGGGACCGCTGGCCCGACCTGGCCATCTCCTCGCTCAGCCTGGTCGGGATGAGCATGCCGGAGTTCGTGATCGCGACCGTGCTGGTGCTGCTGTTCTCCATCGACATCCCGCTGTTCCCGGCGGTGGTGACCGCCGGACCGGACGCCCGGATCGGGGATCTGCTGCCCGCGATCTGGCTGCCGTCGATCGCGCTGACGGTGGTGATGGCCGCGTACATCATCCGCATGCTGCGCACCAGCGTCATCGACGTCATGGCGAGCGAGTTCGTCACGACCGCGCGGCTCAAGGGCATCTCACCGGCCCGGGTGGTGCTGCGGCACGCGCTGCCCAGCGCCCTGCTGCCGACCCTCAACGTCATCGCCATGAACATCGCGTGGCTGGTGGGCGGAGTGGTGGTGGTCGAGAGCGTCTTCAACTACCCGGGCGTCGGCCTGCTCACCATCGACGCGGTGCACAACCGCGACCTCCCGGTCATCCAGACGATCGCCGTACTCGGCGCCGCCACCTACGTGCTGTGCAATCTCGCCGCCGACCTCGCCGCCATGGCGCTCAACCCCAGGCTGCGGACGAACCGGAGGACCGCGTGA
- a CDS encoding ABC transporter ATP-binding protein — protein MTGTQPAPGPLLDVRDLSVAYRSRGGLREIVSAVSLSLDAGQTLGLVGESGCGKSTLAAALLGHLRAGARVTSGEVLVDGESLFAAPPARLRALRGGTVALVPQNAGHALTPTMRVGHQVREVLRVHRGLTGEAADAEAAVLFAQVRLPQPRVLLGRYPHELSGGQQQRVAIAMALAGNPRLLVLDEPTTGLDVVTQAGVLDLLTGIRRELGVAMVLVSHDLGVVSAACDRVAVMYAGRLVERGDTQATYDRPTHPYTRGLVASVPSLAEPGLPAAMPGTPPQPGSDLPGCSFAARCALVEERCTTGGAPELLLLPQPEAPSGDGHHSACLRAEEVRALPPEVRETHQRGARVGETAPVLVSLRDVAVDYRPRRARSQGPPTVAGIDLDIRRGETLALVGESGSGKSTLAWTIAGLRAPSAGTLVLQDGEAGTEDLARPAARRPPGLRKRLQLVFQNADTSLNPRRVVSDALRRPLRLFAQDGAAPLGERVDALLDDVGLDRELGGRLPGQLSGGQRQRVGIARALAAGPDLVLADEVVSALDVSVQASVLRLLDRLRTERGITYLFISHDLAVVRSIADRVAVLYLGRLCEVGDVEAVFSGPNHPYTRMLLDAVLEPGVRPEPGERRPVEEPESAPPEAGCPFQRRCPHALPGTCESVTPPWRDAEGGHRIRCHLELDVLASTTADTKELEAS, from the coding sequence ATGACCGGCACTCAGCCCGCCCCCGGGCCCCTGCTCGACGTACGGGACCTTTCCGTCGCGTACCGCTCACGCGGTGGCCTCAGGGAGATCGTCTCCGCCGTCTCCCTGTCCCTGGACGCCGGACAGACCCTGGGCCTGGTGGGAGAGTCCGGCTGCGGGAAGTCCACCCTGGCCGCGGCGCTGCTCGGCCATCTGCGGGCCGGCGCCCGGGTCACCTCCGGCGAGGTGCTGGTGGACGGCGAGTCGCTGTTCGCGGCCCCGCCCGCCCGGCTGCGCGCGCTGCGCGGCGGCACCGTCGCGCTGGTCCCGCAGAACGCCGGGCACGCCCTGACCCCCACCATGCGGGTGGGCCACCAGGTACGCGAGGTGCTGCGCGTCCACCGCGGCCTCACCGGCGAGGCCGCCGACGCCGAGGCGGCGGTGCTGTTCGCGCAGGTGCGCCTGCCCCAGCCCCGCGTACTGCTGGGCCGTTACCCGCACGAGCTGTCCGGCGGGCAGCAGCAGCGGGTCGCCATCGCCATGGCCCTCGCGGGCAATCCCCGGCTGCTGGTCCTGGACGAGCCCACCACCGGCCTCGACGTGGTCACCCAGGCGGGGGTGCTCGACCTGCTCACCGGCATCCGCCGCGAACTCGGCGTCGCGATGGTGCTGGTCAGCCACGACCTGGGAGTGGTCTCGGCGGCCTGCGACCGGGTCGCGGTGATGTACGCGGGACGGCTCGTCGAGCGCGGCGACACCCAGGCGACCTACGACCGTCCCACGCACCCGTACACCCGTGGACTGGTCGCCTCCGTGCCCAGCCTCGCCGAACCCGGACTCCCCGCCGCCATGCCGGGCACCCCGCCCCAGCCCGGGAGCGACCTGCCGGGCTGCTCGTTCGCCGCGCGCTGCGCGCTCGTCGAGGAGCGCTGCACGACCGGCGGCGCCCCCGAACTGCTGCTGCTGCCGCAGCCGGAGGCACCGTCCGGGGACGGGCATCATTCGGCCTGCCTGCGCGCCGAAGAGGTGCGGGCACTGCCCCCCGAAGTACGCGAGACGCACCAGCGCGGCGCGCGCGTCGGCGAAACGGCGCCCGTTCTGGTGTCCCTGCGCGACGTGGCCGTCGACTACCGGCCCCGCCGGGCCCGCTCGCAGGGCCCGCCCACCGTCGCCGGCATCGACCTGGACATCCGCCGCGGCGAGACCCTGGCCCTGGTCGGCGAGAGCGGCAGTGGCAAGTCCACCCTCGCCTGGACCATCGCCGGGCTGCGCGCGCCCTCCGCCGGCACCCTGGTGCTCCAGGACGGGGAGGCCGGAACCGAGGATCTGGCCAGGCCCGCCGCCCGGCGTCCGCCCGGCCTGCGCAAACGGCTCCAACTGGTCTTCCAGAACGCCGACACCTCGCTGAATCCGCGCCGCGTCGTCTCGGACGCGCTGCGCCGCCCGCTGCGGCTGTTCGCCCAGGACGGCGCCGCCCCGCTCGGCGAGCGCGTCGACGCCCTGCTCGACGACGTCGGCCTGGACCGTGAGCTCGGCGGGCGGCTGCCCGGGCAGTTGTCCGGCGGACAGCGGCAGCGGGTCGGCATCGCCCGCGCCCTGGCCGCCGGCCCCGACCTGGTGCTGGCCGACGAGGTGGTCTCGGCGCTCGACGTGTCCGTCCAGGCCTCCGTGCTGCGGCTGCTGGACCGGCTTCGCACCGAACGCGGCATCACGTACCTGTTCATCTCGCACGACCTGGCGGTGGTGCGCAGCATCGCCGACCGGGTCGCCGTGCTGTACCTGGGACGGCTGTGCGAGGTGGGCGACGTCGAGGCGGTGTTCTCCGGCCCCAACCACCCGTACACCCGGATGCTGCTGGACGCGGTCCTGGAGCCCGGGGTACGCCCGGAGCCTGGGGAACGCCGCCCGGTGGAGGAGCCGGAGTCCGCGCCACCGGAGGCGGGCTGCCCGTTCCAGCGGCGGTGCCCGCACGCCCTCCCCGGCACCTGCGAGAGCGTCACGCCTCCCTGGCGGGACGCCGAGGGCGGCCACCGCATCCGCTGCCACCTGGAGCTGGACGTCCTGGCGTCGACCACCGCCGATACCAAGGAGCTGGAGGCCTCATGA
- a CDS encoding CocE/NonD family hydrolase: protein MRIRHDFPRRVTVRDHVLIPMRDGTALSARIWLPEDAEQAPVPALVEYLPYRKSDWTSVRDAQRHPWYAGHGYASIRIDMRGSGDSEGLMHDEYTPQEQQDAVDALAWIADQPWSTGKAGMFGISWGGFNSLQVAALRPPSLKAVVTVCSTDDRYADDVHYWGGSVLGIDMTAWAATMLAYQSRPPDPDRVGGAWRKMWLERLENLRPFAEIWLDHQERDDYWRQGSVCEDYSAIEAAVYAVGGWADPYRNTVFRLLEGLQCPAKGLVGPWSHQYPDRGLPPGPAIGFLQETLRWWDHWLKGVDTGVTDEPPLRTWMQEPVPPRTSYDIRPGRWVAEPSWPSPNVTPTPWTLGDGRLHPAGQPVNAHGTVLVASPQHTGTDAGRFFPFGNPADLPPDQRAEDGRSVCFDSAPLTGRVEILGMPEADLLLDCDRPAGQVVVRLCDIAPDGSSTLVTRGNLNLVHRDGDDAPRAWTPGSPERVRVGMTAIAHAFAPGHRIRLAVSSAYWPWVWPAPEPVTLDLRDGSLLLPVRAAAGPGPEPALPEFDEPEQAAPLPYVPGPPGERERQVTYDPQTGTWELVVDPNYGGTRTYPDGLVYEERVREAYRIRADDPLSARAESTWDIGLSRGDWRVEISTRSVVTASATHFTTDNQVIARESGAEVFSRSWRADIPRTSA from the coding sequence ATGAGGATCCGTCACGACTTCCCGCGCCGGGTGACGGTACGCGACCACGTGCTCATCCCCATGCGCGACGGCACGGCGCTCTCGGCCCGGATCTGGCTGCCCGAGGACGCCGAACAGGCCCCGGTACCGGCCCTGGTGGAGTACCTCCCCTACCGCAAGAGCGACTGGACCTCGGTCCGGGACGCGCAGCGCCACCCCTGGTACGCGGGGCACGGCTACGCCTCGATCCGCATCGACATGCGCGGCAGCGGCGACTCCGAGGGCCTGATGCACGACGAGTACACGCCGCAGGAGCAGCAGGACGCCGTCGACGCCCTCGCCTGGATCGCCGACCAGCCGTGGTCAACGGGAAAGGCGGGCATGTTCGGCATCTCCTGGGGCGGGTTCAACAGCCTCCAGGTCGCCGCGCTGCGCCCGCCGTCGCTCAAAGCCGTCGTGACCGTGTGCTCCACCGACGACCGGTACGCCGACGACGTGCACTACTGGGGCGGCAGCGTGCTCGGCATCGACATGACGGCCTGGGCGGCGACCATGCTGGCCTATCAGTCCCGGCCGCCGGACCCCGATCGCGTCGGCGGCGCCTGGCGGAAGATGTGGCTGGAACGGCTGGAGAACCTGCGGCCGTTCGCCGAGATCTGGCTCGACCACCAGGAGCGGGACGACTACTGGCGGCAGGGCTCGGTGTGCGAGGACTACTCAGCGATCGAGGCCGCCGTCTACGCGGTGGGCGGCTGGGCCGACCCCTACCGCAACACGGTCTTCCGGCTGCTGGAGGGCCTTCAGTGCCCGGCGAAGGGCCTGGTCGGCCCGTGGTCGCACCAGTACCCGGACCGGGGGCTGCCGCCGGGCCCGGCGATCGGTTTCCTTCAGGAGACGCTGCGCTGGTGGGACCACTGGCTCAAGGGCGTGGACACCGGCGTGACGGACGAGCCGCCGCTGCGGACCTGGATGCAGGAACCGGTGCCGCCGCGCACCTCGTACGACATCCGGCCAGGCCGCTGGGTCGCCGAGCCGTCGTGGCCGTCGCCGAACGTCACGCCGACGCCCTGGACGCTGGGCGACGGGCGGCTGCACCCGGCCGGACAGCCGGTGAACGCGCACGGGACGGTCCTGGTGGCCAGCCCGCAGCACACCGGGACGGACGCCGGGCGGTTCTTCCCCTTCGGTAACCCCGCCGACCTGCCGCCCGACCAGCGGGCCGAGGACGGCCGTTCGGTGTGCTTCGACTCGGCGCCGCTGACCGGGCGGGTGGAGATCCTCGGCATGCCCGAGGCCGACCTGCTGCTGGACTGCGACCGCCCGGCCGGACAGGTCGTCGTCAGGCTGTGCGACATCGCCCCCGACGGCTCGTCGACCCTGGTGACCCGTGGCAATCTCAACCTGGTCCACCGGGACGGCGACGACGCGCCGCGCGCCTGGACGCCCGGCAGCCCGGAGCGGGTCCGGGTGGGGATGACCGCGATCGCCCACGCCTTCGCGCCGGGCCACCGGATCCGGCTCGCCGTGTCCTCCGCGTACTGGCCGTGGGTGTGGCCCGCGCCCGAACCGGTGACCCTGGACCTGCGCGACGGAAGCCTGCTGCTCCCGGTCCGGGCGGCGGCGGGCCCCGGCCCCGAGCCCGCCCTGCCCGAGTTCGACGAACCGGAGCAGGCCGCCCCGCTGCCGTACGTGCCCGGTCCGCCGGGCGAACGCGAACGGCAGGTCACGTACGACCCGCAGACCGGCACCTGGGAACTGGTGGTGGACCCCAACTACGGCGGCACCCGCACCTATCCCGACGGGCTGGTGTACGAGGAGCGCGTACGGGAGGCGTACCGGATCCGCGCGGACGATCCGCTGTCGGCGCGGGCCGAATCCACCTGGGACATCGGCCTGAGCCGGGGGGATTGGCGTGTGGAGATCTCCACTCGTAGTGTCGTGACCGCGTCGGCCACGCACTTCACGACCGACAACCAGGTCATAGCGCGGGAGAGCGGCGCCGAGGTGTTCTCCCGGTCCTGGCGGGCCGACATCCCCCGGACTTCGGCGTAG
- a CDS encoding ABC transporter permease, protein MTRTITERAPGRLRQTWGALRGSPSAMTGAVLVALHLVIALAAPLLAPDSPVSNNALEALQSPSLSHLAGTDQYGRDILSRTLYGGRLALSVSLSATVLAVGLGAAVGCLAAYRRGWLDDVVMRVVDAILAVPPVLALLVIVTVLGTDPVVIVLAVTVVYGPGVVRVVRAAALDVVPRDYVTAARARGEGTFSVLLRDIGPNVLDVVLVEFAMRASWVVLLISSLSFLGFGANPPTPDWGLMVSENRSMLAVAPWTSIAPIIALSTLVIGLNMAADGLAKALGVDRAHGGAA, encoded by the coding sequence GTGACCCGAACCATCACCGAGCGGGCGCCGGGGCGGCTCCGGCAGACCTGGGGCGCGCTGCGCGGCTCGCCCTCGGCGATGACCGGTGCCGTCCTGGTGGCGCTGCACCTGGTGATCGCGCTGGCGGCCCCGCTGCTCGCCCCGGACTCCCCGGTGAGCAACAACGCGCTGGAGGCCCTCCAGTCACCGAGCCTCAGCCACCTCGCGGGCACCGACCAGTACGGGCGCGACATCCTGTCCCGCACCCTGTACGGCGGCCGGCTCGCGCTGTCGGTGTCGCTCAGCGCGACCGTGCTCGCCGTGGGCCTGGGCGCCGCCGTGGGCTGCCTGGCCGCCTACCGCCGGGGGTGGCTGGACGACGTGGTGATGCGCGTGGTCGACGCCATCCTGGCCGTGCCCCCGGTCCTCGCGCTGCTCGTCATCGTGACCGTTCTGGGCACGGACCCCGTCGTCATCGTGCTCGCCGTGACCGTCGTGTACGGGCCTGGCGTGGTGCGGGTGGTCAGGGCCGCCGCGCTGGACGTCGTACCGCGTGACTACGTGACGGCGGCTCGGGCCCGGGGCGAGGGCACCTTCTCGGTGCTGCTGCGCGACATCGGGCCGAACGTACTGGACGTGGTCCTCGTGGAGTTCGCGATGCGCGCGTCATGGGTGGTGCTGCTGATCAGCTCGCTGTCCTTCCTCGGGTTCGGCGCGAACCCGCCGACGCCCGACTGGGGCCTGATGGTCTCCGAGAACCGCTCCATGCTGGCCGTCGCCCCGTGGACGAGCATCGCCCCGATCATCGCCCTGAGCACCCTGGTGATCGGGCTCAACATGGCCGCCGACGGCCTGGCCAAGGCGCTCGGTGTCGACCGGGCGCACGGAGGTGCGGCATGA
- a CDS encoding bifunctional salicylyl-CoA 5-hydroxylase/oxidoreductase — MRIAIVGGGPGGLYLAALMKQLDPAHEITVWERNAPDDTFGFGVVFSDETLGGIGNADTVVHDAMESRFARWTDIDIEFDGHPFTVGGQGFAAMSRKDLLRILQERAAELGVTVHYRTVAPDVDGLRGSYDLVVAADGLNSAVRTKYADAFGPTLDRRANKYMWLGTDRVFEAFQFLVKQTGSGTMQIHGYPYSDSGSTFIVEMAEEVWRRAGFDATEGTEFPPGVSDERSVARIREIFAGELAGHTLLTNNSKWLNFTTVRNERWHHHNVVLLGDAAHTAHFSIGSGTKLAMEDALALAACLHEHPTVAEALTAYETERRPVVESTQRAAQASLEWFENIGRYAGQDPAQFCFNLLTRSRRITFDNLRDRDPGFADLIERGFATAQGLPETAPSAPSVPAMFQPFSVGGLELKNRVVLSPMDMYSAVDGVPDEFHLVHLGSKALGGAGLVMTEMVCVSPEARITPGCTGLWNDAQREAWARVTGFVHERSTAKIGLQLGHAGRKGSTRLMWEGIDQPLDEGNWEVVGPSPLPYGADCHVPREMTRADMDSVVADFASAARRAADAGFDLLEVHAAHGYLLSSFLSPIANHRTDEYGGGLANRLRFPLEVFDAVRSAFPAGRPVTVRISATDWAPDGNTEHDAVEIARAFVAHGAAAIDVSSGQVTKDEKPAFGRSYQTPFADRIRHEVAAPAGAAVIAVGAISSYDDVNSILLAGRADLCALGRTHLYNPQWTLQAAAEQEYHGPGAHWPAQFAAGRRKPPTSRTDAVRPRLALLHDTPQDAVHLRWTPGGAAR, encoded by the coding sequence ATGAGGATCGCGATCGTGGGCGGCGGCCCCGGCGGGCTGTACCTCGCCGCGCTGATGAAGCAGCTCGACCCCGCCCACGAGATCACCGTCTGGGAGCGCAACGCCCCCGATGACACCTTCGGCTTCGGGGTGGTCTTCTCCGACGAGACCCTCGGAGGCATCGGGAACGCCGACACCGTCGTCCACGACGCGATGGAGAGCCGGTTCGCCCGGTGGACCGACATCGACATCGAGTTCGACGGGCACCCGTTCACGGTGGGCGGTCAGGGTTTCGCGGCGATGTCCCGCAAGGACCTGCTGCGCATCCTCCAGGAGCGGGCCGCCGAGCTCGGCGTCACCGTGCACTACCGGACTGTCGCGCCGGACGTGGACGGACTGCGCGGCTCGTACGACCTCGTGGTCGCGGCGGACGGCCTCAACTCGGCGGTGCGCACCAAGTACGCCGACGCCTTCGGCCCCACCCTGGACCGGCGGGCCAACAAGTACATGTGGCTGGGCACCGACCGGGTCTTCGAGGCCTTCCAGTTCCTCGTCAAACAGACCGGGTCCGGGACCATGCAGATCCACGGCTACCCGTACTCCGACTCCGGCTCGACGTTCATCGTCGAGATGGCGGAGGAGGTGTGGCGCAGGGCGGGCTTCGACGCAACGGAGGGCACGGAATTCCCGCCCGGGGTCTCCGACGAGCGGTCGGTGGCCCGGATCCGCGAGATCTTCGCCGGGGAACTGGCCGGGCACACGCTCCTGACCAACAACTCCAAGTGGCTGAACTTCACCACGGTCCGCAACGAGCGCTGGCACCACCACAACGTGGTCCTGCTCGGCGACGCCGCCCACACCGCGCACTTCTCGATCGGCTCCGGCACCAAGCTGGCCATGGAGGACGCCCTGGCGCTCGCCGCGTGCCTGCACGAACACCCCACCGTGGCCGAGGCGTTGACGGCGTACGAGACCGAGCGCCGCCCCGTGGTGGAGTCCACCCAGCGCGCCGCCCAGGCCTCGCTGGAGTGGTTCGAGAACATCGGCAGGTACGCCGGACAGGACCCCGCGCAGTTCTGCTTCAACCTGCTCACCCGCTCCCGCCGGATCACCTTCGACAACCTCAGGGACCGCGACCCCGGCTTCGCCGACCTGATCGAGCGCGGCTTCGCCACGGCGCAGGGGCTGCCGGAGACGGCCCCTTCGGCCCCGTCGGTCCCGGCGATGTTCCAGCCCTTCTCGGTCGGCGGGCTTGAGCTGAAGAACCGGGTCGTGCTCTCGCCGATGGACATGTACTCCGCCGTCGACGGAGTGCCCGACGAGTTCCACCTGGTCCACCTCGGTTCCAAGGCTCTGGGCGGCGCCGGCCTGGTCATGACCGAGATGGTCTGCGTCTCCCCCGAGGCGCGGATCACCCCGGGCTGCACGGGCCTGTGGAACGACGCGCAGCGCGAGGCGTGGGCCCGGGTCACCGGCTTCGTCCACGAGCGCAGCACGGCGAAGATCGGCCTCCAGCTGGGCCACGCGGGCCGCAAGGGCTCGACCCGGCTGATGTGGGAGGGCATCGACCAGCCCCTCGACGAGGGCAACTGGGAGGTCGTGGGCCCCTCCCCGCTGCCCTACGGGGCCGACTGCCACGTGCCGCGCGAGATGACCCGGGCCGACATGGACTCGGTCGTGGCCGACTTCGCGTCGGCCGCCCGGCGGGCCGCCGACGCGGGCTTCGACCTGCTGGAGGTGCACGCCGCCCACGGCTACCTGCTCTCCTCCTTCCTGTCCCCCATCGCCAACCACCGCACCGACGAGTACGGCGGCGGCCTGGCCAACCGCCTGCGCTTCCCGCTGGAGGTCTTCGACGCCGTACGGTCCGCCTTCCCCGCCGGCCGTCCGGTGACGGTACGGATCTCCGCGACCGACTGGGCCCCCGACGGGAACACCGAGCACGACGCGGTCGAGATCGCCCGGGCGTTCGTCGCGCACGGCGCCGCGGCCATCGACGTCTCCTCCGGCCAGGTCACCAAGGACGAGAAGCCCGCCTTCGGCCGGTCCTACCAGACCCCCTTCGCCGACCGGATCCGGCACGAGGTCGCCGCTCCGGCGGGGGCGGCCGTCATCGCCGTCGGCGCGATCTCCTCGTACGACGACGTCAACTCGATCCTGCTCGCCGGCCGCGCCGACCTGTGCGCGCTCGGCCGCACCCACCTGTACAACCCGCAGTGGACCCTGCAGGCAGCCGCCGAGCAGGAGTACCACGGCCCCGGCGCCCACTGGCCCGCGCAGTTCGCGGCCGGCCGCCGCAAGCCGCCCACCTCACGCACCGACGCGGTCCGCCCGCGCCTCGCGCTGCTGCACGACACCCCCCAGGACGCCGTCCACCTGCGGTGGACTCCCGGCGGAGCGGCGCGATGA
- a CDS encoding PaaX family transcriptional regulator has protein sequence MSDLVDDHTAQPAPPRSLIVTVYGLYAREVGGWIGVSTLIGLLAELGIDAQAVRSSISRLKRREILLSERRDGRAGYALSPYARSVLETGDRRIFERHAGSDDGWVIAVFSVPESERQHRHQLRSRLTWLGFGTVSSGVWIAPAHALDDTRDHLLRHGLDQYVNLFRGDYVAFGDPAEQVHHWWDLEALQKLYDEFVTEFTPMAARWAGTAKRPVPDREAFVDYVHVLTAWRRFPYLDPGLPAALLPATWAGTAAADLFFGLRRALEQPAHDFARGLLAD, from the coding sequence ATGAGCGACCTCGTTGACGACCACACGGCCCAGCCGGCACCGCCGCGATCCCTGATCGTGACGGTGTACGGCCTCTACGCGCGCGAGGTCGGGGGCTGGATCGGGGTGAGCACCCTGATAGGTCTGCTCGCCGAGCTCGGCATCGACGCACAGGCGGTCCGCTCGTCGATCTCGCGTCTCAAGCGCCGGGAGATCCTGCTGTCGGAGCGGCGGGACGGGCGGGCGGGGTACGCGCTCTCGCCGTATGCCCGCTCGGTCCTCGAAACGGGTGACCGGCGCATCTTCGAGCGCCACGCCGGCTCTGACGACGGCTGGGTCATCGCCGTGTTCTCGGTGCCGGAGAGCGAGCGGCAGCACCGCCACCAGCTCCGCTCCCGGCTCACCTGGCTGGGCTTCGGCACGGTCTCCTCCGGGGTCTGGATCGCTCCCGCCCACGCGCTCGACGACACCCGCGACCACCTGCTGCGGCACGGCCTGGACCAGTACGTCAACCTCTTCCGGGGCGACTACGTGGCCTTCGGCGACCCCGCGGAACAGGTCCACCACTGGTGGGACCTGGAGGCGCTCCAGAAGCTCTACGACGAGTTCGTCACCGAGTTCACACCGATGGCCGCACGTTGGGCCGGGACCGCGAAGAGGCCGGTGCCGGACCGGGAAGCGTTCGTCGACTACGTCCATGTCCTGACGGCATGGCGGCGCTTCCCCTACCTCGACCCGGGGCTGCCCGCCGCCCTCCTCCCGGCGACGTGGGCCGGCACGGCGGCAGCGGATCTCTTCTTCGGACTGCGGCGCGCGCTGGAGCAGCCGGCGCACGATTTCGCCCGGGGCCTGCTGGCCGACTGA
- a CDS encoding ABC transporter substrate-binding protein, which translates to MSRRGLLTAGAGAAAGAWLLTACGSGGNADKAAATAAATGKAAAGGTLRIARPPASSAETLDPASSLSAYEYLGALYSRLVRRGSDGKPAADLATSWEMSDEAKTWTFTLRDGVTFHNGQAFTSADAAYTLTHILDPATKSPQAGVLSTFVAASGISTPDKNTLVVKLKAAHAEFPTLLMHYNCYVIAKDSAKTTATKGIGTGPFKLASFTPAGPGKVVANTDYYGGKPVLDAIAFSSIAETQSRINALLSQQVDLISQTNLDSAGVKTVQASSTATVVEVKNAQWYTLPMLCTAAPFTDSKVRQAFKLAYDPAQVIKLAVQGHGTIAHDNPVPPDDPYRLDYTVSPDPEKAKALLKKAGHDKLTLPLYTSDYDSVLTPLALAMKDSVAHAGITLNIQNAPSDSYYTKIWMQKPLMTSYWYVGRPIDQLLSEIFHSGSAYNESKWSNPTFDGLIASARKETDDAKRKQLYQDAQKLMVDQDGTIMPFFASRMIGISKKVVNYHESGFEFDYLKIGLSA; encoded by the coding sequence GTGTCCCGACGCGGGCTGCTGACAGCGGGGGCGGGAGCGGCGGCAGGCGCATGGCTGCTGACCGCGTGCGGCTCGGGCGGGAACGCCGACAAGGCCGCCGCGACAGCCGCCGCCACGGGCAAGGCCGCCGCCGGCGGGACGCTGCGGATCGCCCGGCCGCCGGCGTCCAGCGCCGAGACGCTGGACCCGGCGAGCTCGCTGTCCGCGTACGAGTACCTGGGCGCCCTGTACAGCCGGCTGGTCCGGCGCGGCAGCGACGGCAAGCCCGCCGCCGACCTCGCGACGTCCTGGGAGATGTCGGACGAGGCGAAGACCTGGACCTTCACGCTGCGCGACGGCGTCACCTTCCACAACGGGCAGGCGTTCACCTCCGCCGACGCCGCCTACACCCTGACCCACATCCTCGACCCCGCCACCAAGTCCCCGCAGGCCGGAGTGCTCAGCACCTTCGTCGCCGCCTCCGGGATCAGCACCCCCGACAAGAACACCCTGGTCGTCAAGCTCAAGGCGGCGCACGCCGAGTTCCCGACCCTGCTGATGCACTACAACTGCTACGTCATCGCCAAGGACTCCGCGAAGACCACCGCGACCAAGGGCATCGGCACCGGCCCCTTCAAGCTGGCGTCGTTCACCCCCGCGGGCCCCGGCAAGGTCGTCGCCAACACGGACTACTACGGCGGCAAGCCGGTCCTGGACGCCATCGCCTTCTCCTCCATCGCCGAGACCCAGAGCCGGATCAACGCGCTGCTCTCGCAGCAGGTCGACCTGATCTCGCAGACCAACCTGGACTCCGCGGGCGTCAAGACCGTGCAGGCCTCCTCCACCGCCACCGTCGTGGAGGTCAAGAACGCCCAGTGGTACACGCTGCCCATGCTGTGTACGGCGGCGCCCTTCACCGACTCCAAGGTCCGGCAGGCGTTCAAGCTCGCGTACGACCCCGCCCAGGTCATCAAGCTCGCCGTCCAGGGCCACGGCACGATCGCGCACGACAACCCCGTGCCGCCGGACGACCCCTACCGCCTGGACTACACGGTGTCGCCGGACCCGGAGAAGGCCAAGGCGCTGCTGAAGAAGGCGGGCCACGACAAGCTCACCCTGCCGCTGTACACCTCGGACTACGACAGCGTGCTCACCCCGCTGGCCCTGGCGATGAAGGACTCCGTGGCGCACGCGGGCATCACGCTGAACATCCAGAACGCGCCGTCCGACTCGTACTACACCAAGATCTGGATGCAGAAGCCGCTGATGACCTCGTACTGGTACGTCGGCCGCCCGATCGACCAGCTGCTCAGCGAGATCTTCCACTCCGGCTCCGCGTACAACGAGTCCAAGTGGTCCAACCCGACCTTCGACGGGCTGATCGCCTCGGCCCGCAAGGAGACCGACGACGCCAAGCGCAAGCAGCTCTACCAGGACGCCCAGAAGCTGATGGTGGATCAGGACGGCACGATCATGCCGTTCTTCGCCAGCCGCATGATCGGGATATCCAAGAAGGTCGTCAACTACCACGAGAGCGGCTTCGAGTTCGACTACCTCAAGATCGGGCTCAGCGCCTGA